TATCCAGAGGTCCCATCCGGAGCTGTACGAGATGTTGGCGGCGGTCCGGGAAGGGGAGGAGGTGGGGACATGTTCCGGGTCTTCATCATCCTCCTGATTCTCGTCCCCCTTCTTGAGATTTGGGGACTGGCTCAGATGGGACAGTGGATCGGCGCCCTTCCCACGGTTTTGGCCGTCATCGTGACCAGCGTCATCGGCGTCGTCCTGGCCCGCCGGCAGGGGCTGGAGGTTTACCGTTTGACGGTGCTCCAGCTGAATCGCGGCGAGCTGCCCAGCGACACGCTGTTGGACGGCCTTCTCATCCTGGCGGGAGGACTGCTGCTGATGGCTCCGGGCTTCTTTACGGATACCGTCGGTTTTCTCCTGATGATTCCTTACATACGGGGAATTGTGAGATTGTTTGTGAAACGCTGGTTTGAGAAAAAGACCCGCGAAGGGCGAGTGATCCGGATCACCCGCCGCTGGTGAAAAAGGGGAGCCGGACCGTTTTCATCGGAGGGAAAGCGGCCGGCGAAAGCGCCGATAAAAGGAGCCGTCCCCGGATGTCTCCGGGAGGACGGCTCCTTTTCTTAGGAACGGTTGAAGGAATCTCCCTTGATAAATCGCCACAGGTCGCGGAACACATTGGCTCTGTAAAGGGCGATCGCGATCACCACGCTGACCGGACCGATGATCAATCCGATGAACCCGAACAGGTTGAGACCCACAAACAGGGCGATCAGGGTGGTCAAGGGGTCCAGCCCCACATTGCTGGAGACCAATTTGGTCTCCAATATCTGGCGCACTACAAGCAGCACGCCGTAAAGGACCAAAAGGCCCACGGCCAGCTTCGTGTCCCCGCCGAAGAAAAACGAGTAGGCGGACCAGGGCACCAGCACCGCTCCCACGCCGAGGTAGGGGAGCAGGTCCACCACCCCGATGATGATCGCCACGGTCAGGGCGTATTTGACGCCGAGGATCCACAGACCGATCATCACCAGGATGGCCGTGATGCTGATCAGCGTCAACTGGGCTCGCACAAATCCGAACAGGGAGGTTCGAATGTCCTTCAGCACGATCCCTCCCGTCCTGCGCACGCGCTCCGGGAGGGACCGGTTGAGGGCGTCCCGCATCCGCGGCCAATCGAGGCCGATGAACAGGGCGGCGAGGAAAATGATGACAATGACGGCCACGATATAGGGAAGGTCCGTGAGGAAGGAACCGATGCCGGCGATAATCCCGGTGATCAGCTCGGTGCCCTTCTGGGTGATGACTCCCAGATTTTCCCGTATGCTGCTGACGATTTCCTTTTGATGCTCCGGATTGTTCTGAAGATACGTCTGCACGTTCTGGATCAGATGCGATATTCCGGTGTCTTCATCGAGGAACAGGTCGAGGAGATATTGGTTGAACCGTTCGAGACTTGTCGGCAGCAATTCGGCCAGCCGGGTCAGTTCGATGACGACTTGCGTGACCAACAAAACCAGCAGTGAAGAGACCACTGCCAGCACAATGATCAGCATGAGGGAAACGCCCGCCCAGCGCGGAAGGCGAAGTTTATTTTCCATGAAACGGACGGCGGGTTCGATGGCCATGGCGATCAGCCAACCGATCAGAAAGGGATAGAGGAGCGGAAGGGCAAAGGACAGAATGTAATAGGCAGCAACCCCGATCAACACCAGCAGTCCGAGACGAATAAGGATTCCGATCAATTGAGATGAACCTATATTCATTGTTTCGCCTCCGCCGTTTATTTGGCGCTGACATTATACCATTTTTAACGGTTTTAAAAAAGGGAATGGGCATGATAGAACGTTAATTCAATCACAATCCGAAACCGGCACCCATGGTGATATCCGTCGGTTTTTGTGGTACACTATTGTCGGAATAAGAAGGGCACATCCGGTCCAAGGAAAAATCGGGGGGCGAACCCCGGGTCTTATCGGCTCTTTTTCGACCAAGATTGCGAATCTTGCGCAACACCGAACAAAGTGGTTCACCACCCTGGGGGGAAGTGAAACTCTTTCCTGTATTTTCAGTCGAATGCCGAAAGACTTCCCGGCCGGTTGTGCCCTGGGTCGCAGATCAGAATGCAAAGGAGAGATCATATGACGGTTGCCAAGGGATTGGAGGGTGTAGTTGCGGTAACTTCCGAAGTCAGCTCGATCATCGACGGCGTGCTGACCTACCGGGGGATCAACATCGACGAACTGGCCGAAAAGGCCGGGTTTGAAGAAGTGATCCTCCTGCTCTGGAACGGCCGGCTGCCGAAGAGGGAAGAGCTGGAACAGCTGCAAAAGGACCTCGACGAAAATGCCTCCATTCCGGAACAGGTTTTGAATGCGCTGAAAGAGTATCCGAAGGATGTGCACCCGATGGCCGTGCTGCGGACGGCGGTGTCCCAGCTGGCGGTGTACGATCCCGAAGCGGACGACAACAGCGCGGAGGCCAACCGCCGCAAGGCGATCCGGCTGACCGCCAAGATACCCACGATCATCACTTCCTTCTATCGCTTGCGGTCCGGACTGGAACCGGTCGCTCCCCGTCCGGGACAGGGATTCGCCCGTAATTTCCTGTATATGCTCAACGGCAAGGATCCGGAAGAGGTGGCCGTGAAAGCCTTTGACAAGGCGCTCATCCTGCACGCGGACCACGAGCTGAACGCTTCCACCTTCGCCGCCCGGGTGACGACCGCCACCCTGTCCGACATGTATTCCGCCATCACTTCGGCGATCGGCACCTTGAAGGGTCCCCTGCACGGCGGTGCCAACGAGCGCGTGATGGCCATGCTGAAGGAAATCGGCACGATGGACCGGGTGGAATCCTACATCCAGGAAAAGCTGGACCGGAAGGAAAAGATCATGGGCTTCGGACACCGGGTTTACAAGGACGGAGATCCCCGGGCGAAGCATCTGCGGGAGATGTCCCGCCAGCTGGCCGAGCTCACCGGAGACACCAAATGGTATGAGATGTCCCGGAAAATTGAGGCGCTGGTGGAAGAGAAGAAGGGGCTCAAGCCCAATGTGGACTTTTATTCCGCCTCGGTCTATAATTATCTCGGAATTCCCAGCGATTTGTTCACTCCCATCTTTGCCATGAGCCGGGTGACGGGTTGGACGGCCCACGTGATGGAGCAGTATGCCAACAACCGCCTGATCCGTCCGCGCGCGGAATATGTGGGGCCGAAGAATCAGCCCTATGTACCGATCGACCAGCGGTAACAGCTGCAGACAGGGGAGGGAGATCCTGTCCCCTGTTTTGTTGTGAATAAATATACAGTAAGGGGTGTCAGGATGGCAGCGTTCAAATGGGGAGAACCGCAAGCCGGGGAAAAGATTGTCATTGAAGGCGGAAAGCTCAACGTTCCCGATCAGCCGATCATTCCCTTCATCGAGGGGGACGGCACGGGCCCTGATATCTGGGCGGCGGCGAAGCGGGTGCTGGATGCCGCCGTGGAAAAGGCCTACGGTGGGAAGAAAAAGATCGCCTGGTTTGAAGTGTTTGCCGGGGAGAAGGCTTACAACCGCTTCGGCGAATGGTTGCCCGAAGATACCCTGAAAGCGATCCGCGAATACAAGGTGGCCATCAAGGGCCCCCTCACCACGCCGGTGGGCGGAGGGATCCGCTCGCTCAACGTGGCCCTGCGGCAGGAACTGGATCTGTACGTCTGCCTGCGGCCCGTCCGGTATTTTGACGGCGTTCCTTCGCCGGTGAAACATCCCGAGCTGGTGGACATGGTGATTTTCCGGGAAAACTCGGAGGACATCTACGCCGGGATCGAGTGGGAAGCGGAGTCGGAGGAAGTGAAGAAGGTGATCCGCTTCCTGCAGGAGGAAATGGGCGTCAAGAAGATCCGCTTCCCGGAAACCTCCGGCATCGGCATCAAGCCCGTTTCCCGGGAGGGGACGGAGCGGCTGGTGCGGGCGGCCATTCAGTATGCCCTGGATCACGGCCGGAAGAGCGTCACCCTGGTCCACAAGGGGAACATCATGAAGTTTACCGAAGGCGCCTTCAAGAAATGGGGCTATGAGTTGGCCGAGCGGGAGTTCGGCGACAAGGTGTTCACCTGGGCCCAGTACGACCGGATCGCCGAAGAGCAGGGCAAGGAAGCGGCCAACCGCGCCCAGGCCGAGGCGGAAGAGGCCGGCAAGATCATCATCAAGGATGTGATCGCCGACGCCTTCCTGCAGCAGATCCTCACCCGCCCCGCCGAGTACGACGTGATCGCCACCCTCAACCTGAACGGGGACTACATTTCCGACGCCCTGGCGGCCCAGGTGGGCGGCATCGGAATCGCTCCCGGAGCCAACATCAACTACGACACCGGGCACGCCGTTTTTGAAGCGACCCACGGCACCGCCCCCAAATATGCCGGTTTGGACAAGGTGAACCCGGGTTCGGTCATTCTGTCCGGCGTGCTGATGTTGGAATATCTGGGCTGGCAGGAGGCGGCGGACTTGATCTACGCCTCGATGAACAAGACAATCAGCCAGAAGACCGTCACCTACGACTTCGCCCGGTTGATGGAAGGGGCCACCGAGGTGAAGTGCTCCGAGTTCGGGGACAAGTTGATCGAAAATCTGTGATCGGAAGATGAGACCCGCCCCCTCCCTTTCCCGAAGCTTCCGGCGGGAGGGGAGGGGGGAAGTGACACGCGCGAGACAGGAGATCCATCCCGATTCGTCACACGGGACCCCAAAAAGGAGGAAGGTTGAAGTGACCATCCGGAGAAGAAAAATTTCCGTCATCGGTGCCGGTTTCACCGGAGCGACGACCGCCTTGATGCTGGCGCAGAAGGAACTGGGGGATGTGGTCCTGGTGGACATTCCCCAGGTGGAGGGGCCGACCAAGGGGAAGGCGTTGGACATGCTGGAATCCACGCCGGTGCAGGGGGTGGATTCCAACATCGTCGGCACCACGGATTATGCGGAGACCGCCGGCTCCGATCTGGTGATCATCACCGCCGGCGTCGCCCGGAAGCCGGGGATGAGCCGCGATGATTTGGTCAGCACCAACGCCAAAATCATGAAGTCGGTAACCAAATCCGTCGTGGAACATTCCCCCAACACCATCATCATCGTCCTGACCAACCCGGTGGATGCCATGACCTATGAGGTGTTCCGCACCTCCGGTTTCCCCAAAAACCGGGTCATGGGGCAGTCCGGAGTTCTTGACACGGCCCGTTTCCGCACCTTTATCGCCCAGGAGTTGAACGTGTCGGTGGAAGATGTGACCGGCTTCGTGCTGGGCGGACACGGCGACGACATGGTGCCTCTGGTCCGGTATTCCTACGTCGGCGGCATTCCCCTGGAAAAATGGCTGCCGAAGGACCGGATCGACGCCATCGTCGAGCGGACCCGCAAGGGCGGAGGCGAAATCGTCAACCTGCTGGGCAACGGCAGTGCCTACTACGCCCCGGCGGCCTCCCTGGTGCAAATGGCCGAAGCCATCCTGAAGGACAAGCGGCGCATCCTGCCGGCCGTCGCCTATCTGGAAGGAGAGTACGGGTACAACGACATGTTCCTCGGCGTCCCGACCATCCTCGGCGGCAACGGCCTGGAAAAGGTGATCGAGCTGGAGCTGACCGACGAGGAGAAGCAGGCCCTGGACAAGTCGGCCGAATCGGTCCGCAGGGTGATGAAGCTCCTCGACTGACGGCCGCTATCGAATCGGAAAGCCATTGGGACTATGAGGGATCCTCCCTCGTAGCCTCAATGGCTTTTTGGCTTAGAAAGCGGATTGGCCGGGGCGGTTTTTGCTCTAGCTCCGAAGAAGGGAAAGCTTTAAGCCGAGTGATCCGGACCGGTCGGTTCTGTTGGAGAGAAGTTGTGGGCCAAATTCATCATAATCTTTTCCAGTTCAACAACCCAATTCATGTCCATAATTGTTTGGATGCATTTTTGCATCGAGGAGGAGAGTCACTGTGTTGATTTCAAATGACATAGGCGAAATATTAAATGATTATGAGTTTACTGATAGTATAATTACAAACCTTAAATGGGAAGACAACTTATTAGATTTATCCATTACAGTGGATTATTATCGGGATATTCAAGAAGGATAAAAAAACTCTAGATTGCTAAAGCTTGTGTTTAAAAATTGTATAAAGGTTCAATTTTGTTTGTCGGAAAAAGTGTTGGCTGTACCTAGAGATCAACTTAAACCAGCAAATATATATAGTTGGTTTACTATAATAAATTTTTATGGAGATAACTGTCATAATGTAATAAATGAATACGGTGAACATATGTTTACTGAAATAAAGATTCATACGTTAGATATTGAAAAGCCATTCTTGCATATAGTTTGCAAGGATATGGAATTGTATCATGTAGGGTACAGTTTGTAAAAAAACTGGTAGAGGGGACGGGAATCCGCAGGATCCGAACTACAACCCGGACGACCCGTACAACGTCTATCGCTTCAACAGCAAGCGCTGGGATCCCCATACCGGCAAGGTGGACATGGGCTTCCGGGACTACGATCCGGGGCTGAACCGCTTCCTGACTCGGGACATGTACAACGGCGCCCTGGCGGACATGCGTCTCGCCCTGGATCCCTGGAACATGAACCGGTATGCCCTTTGTGGGTGGGGAAGACGCACGTAATGCCTCATAAAAGTCCTATCGTGCGGAGATCTACCATAAAGAAGAAGACGCTCATTTTCCGGAGAATGATGATTGCGTCGGGGATGGTCTGGAAGAGTCGGATTTCCCCCGTTTCAAAGTCCATGTGTTTGGAGGGAACGCGTTCGCCGGAGATGGAAAGGTTTGTTGCTGCATCGTTTTGGAGGCGGTGTTATTGAGCGAGCCGGATAAAGGGGTCCTTTACACACCAAAATTCCTGCGCCGAAATCAAAGTAAGCCGTCCGCAAGACGGCTTTCAGCATAGTTCGTCCTTCTAGTCGTCCCATTCATCGATCAGACCGCACACCCAGTTCAGGGCATGGATCCGTTCATAGGTGATCATCGTGTCAAAGGGATGTTTTTCTCCCTTCTCATAGGCCTCAACCTGTTGGTTGTAAAGTTGAAGGTGTTCTTCCAGCATGTGCACCATCTCTTCAGACGGGCGCAACCGGGCTGAGGCGATGAAGGGTCGAACGGACTCACCGAGGGCGGGTAATGCCTCGCTCATGTCGGAACCGTCGCACCGTTCGATGGGCATATCCAGTTCATCCACCCGCCCGATGCTCCACAACAAGGCCTGCAAGCCCTCGATGCGCCAGGTTAGCAGGTTGGACTGCAATGCCCGTTGCTCCCGCTTTTTCTCGGCAGGGCTGAGATCCGATAGCGGCATCCGAAAAATCTCTTGTTCCCGGGGACTCAGGTAATCCCACATTCCCTCATCGATCGCCCAATTTACAACCTTTTCCGGCTCCTCGTAAAAAATGACTCCCAACAGCATGTGAAGGGCGAGGGCGCGCCTGGCGACTTCCCCGGCCGAACGGAGCCGGATGTCTTTTCTTTCGGGATAAACGGGAAAATTGAATATCATCTCGATTCGCTGGCTGTCGGGGTCGAAAACGACTTGCTTGGTATTGGCTTCTGTCATTAAGAAAATTCCCTCCTTGTCGGTTGATTCCTATTCTATCGAAAAAGGAGGTGGGCTTGCAGCGCCAGTTAAACGATCTCGGAGGATTTGAGGGTCTTTCGAGATCTCATTTTTGTAGATTCATGCCTTCATGGCGGCTGTCCTTTCTTCTCTTCTATTCTAAAAAGCCGCAAAACCCAACGGCCCGGCGATGCGCCCATCAGTCCTTCGCGACCAATCGAATCCGATATCCCGACGGATCGCAGATGGGGTAGCCTTCACTGATCGGCTTGACGGGCGCGCAGATCGGGCGGAGCCGGTCTGCGGTTTGGCCGATCGTTTCTTGATTTGGAAATTCGAGGGCATACCCGTTCCATTCCGCGATGTTTTCGGGAGCATTGGGGATGCCTGTCCCCGGTCAGGTGGTCACCGCAATATGATGGCGGTAACAGAACGCCATCTGCGATGAATAGCTGACCACGTCAAACCCGCTCCCTCGTAGAAGACACCTCCGCCGCCCCAGATCGCCCACGTGCAGATGGACGTGTCCCATCACGGCATTTTTCGGCATACCGGTTCCGGGCGCATCGCTTTCGGCCAGAAGCCCCGCACTTCCACGGATCGGTCGCCATGGTTCCAAGTCCATTCCGATGGAGGCGTCGTGATACACTTCGATGCCCTTTCCTTCCGGATCGGAAATACGAGCGTCTCGCTGACGGCGTGGTCGGCGTTGCCCATCGGGTAGTCCCTTTCAAGCAGATGTTTCAGGAAGGCGGACAAATCGGCCCGGAAGGGGCAGGGTCCCGCCGCTTGCCCGCCTTCGGGACCACATCGGCCGGGCGTTCCAGCACAAGGAGCGGCGTTTTTCCGTCGGCGGTCAAAGCGGTCCGGTCTTCCGATCGTTTTAGAACGCGGAAATCGATAAATTTCCGATAAAACGGGATCATCTTCTGATGTCGTTTCATGGCACATCCCGGCTCCAGGAACAACGACAGAACCGACATGTATTCACGCACCTTCCCGGAAGTAGGTCGGTTTTTCTTTTTCGATCCTCCTCGAGAAAACCGGATATTCCCGCCTGCCGAGAGGGCCTGCTGGGCCGTATTGGAGCGCGTGGCCCATTGGGTGCCGCCGCTCACCAGGGACCTGCAGCTTTATCCCCTGATTCGGGTGCTCCGGGACTTCATCCACTCCGGGGAGCTGGTTCGACGGGTGGAGGAAGGTGGGAGGCAGCTGAACTGATCCGCGGCGGTGAGAAGGTGTTCCCGCGAAGAGGAAAAACGGATCATTCCGGCCCTCAAAAAAGGGGACGGAATGATCCGTCGCAAGGCGCCCCGGCAGGATGTCTTTTTCCGGTCAAACAGGTTGACCTTCTTCCTTCTTTTGCTCCATTCGTCTTTTTTTGCCGCAATCCTGCACGCTGCAGGCCGGGCAATACCCCGCCGGACAGTCATCCCGACGGAGGCGGCGAACAAAACGGAAGATCTGCCAACCGGCAAGCCGAACACCGCCGCCATCACCAGGTAAATCATGTTGATCCTTCCCCTTTTTCTAGAAGATCAGCTGACCGACGCGATAGACGACAAAGGCCGTGATCCAAGCGATCGTCAAGCTGTAGCCGACGGAAAACAGCGTCCATCTCCAGGAACCGGTCTCGCGTTTGATCGTCGCCAGGGCGGCGACACACGGAGTATAGAGCAGGACAAAAAACAGAAACGCCAGTGCCGCAGGCGGGTCAAAGGCATGGGGCAACAGTTCGCCGAGCTTGTCTTCGGTCCCGGCGCCGTACACGATGCCCAACGTGGATACGATGAGCTCCTTGGCCAGAAAACCGACTACAAGGGACACGCCCGCCTCCCAGGAGTCAAAGCCGAGGGGAGCAAACAGCGGAGCGATCCATCGCCCGATGGCGGCAAGCCAACTCTCTTCCATCGGAACGAAACCCTGCCAGGAAGAGTTGCCGAGAAACCAGATCACCACCGTCATTCCGAAGATGATCGTCCCGGCTTTGCGGATGAAACCCCTTGTCTTTTCCCAGGTGTGCAAAAGCAAATTTTTCATCGCGGGTGCGTGGTAGGGAGGCATCTCCAGCAAAAAAACCCCTTCTTCGTCAGGCAGCCGTTTTTTCAACACAAGGGCCGTCAGGACCGCCGCCAGAACTCCGGCGACATACAGGGTGAACACCACGGCCGCTCCGCTTTCTTTGAAAAATGCGGCTGCAAACAGCGAGTAAACGGGCAACCGCGCCGAACAGGACATAAAGGGGGAGATCAGCGCGGTGACCAGTCGGCTTTTCGGATCTTCCAGGGTGCGCGTCGCCATGATGGCCGGAACATTGCAGCCGAAACCGAGGATCAGCGGAATAAACGCTTTGCCGCTCAGTCCGATCATCGACATGAACCGATCCATCAGCACGGCCGCCCGCGCCATGTAGCCCGAATCCTCCAGATAGGAGAGGCAGAGAAACAGGATGGCAATCTGCGGCACGAATACGAGCACCGCTCCCACCCCGGTCAAGACGCCGTCGATCATCAACCGGGTGAACCAATCCGGACTGCCCATCGCATCCAGCGCGGCGCTCACACCCGTGAAGAACGGCCCGCTGAACCAGCTGTCGAGATGATCGGACAGGGGAGTGCCGACCCAACTGAAGGTGAGTTGAAACACCAGGTACATCAGCAAGAGAAAAATGGGGATTCCGATGACCGGGTGCAGGAGCAGGCGATCCAGCCGGTCGCTCCAGGTGGGACCGTCGGCCGTACGGCTATTGCGGGTCACTTCGCGGACGATTTTTTCGATGAGCGCGTAGCGCGCGTTCCGAATCCGTTGATCGAGATCCGCGGGGCACTTGGAACATACTTCCTCCATCTGTTCGATCAAATCGGAGGGCAACCGGGAACACAGCAGTTCCCTCACTGTGCGGTTTCCTTCCAGCCACATGAGCGCCAGCCAACGGCGGTTCGGGCGGAGATGCAACCCGGCCTCCGCCATCAGCTTGTCCAATTTCCGGATGGCCTCTTCAATCTTGGGAGAATACGGTACCTTCCATGGGGGGGAGGGGATGTTTCGGTGAAGCAGATGGATCAGCTCGCCGTCGCCCTTCGCCCGGCGGGCGACGATGGGAACCACGGGAATCCCCAGCGTTCGGGAAAGGGCGGAAACGTCGATTTTCAGACCGCGTTTTTCGGCGATATCCATCATGTTCAGGCACAAAACGAGCGGCATCCCCATTTCGAGGAGCTGAACGGAAAGGTAGAGATTTCGTTCGAGATTGGAAGCATCCACGATGTTGATCAGCAGGTGCGGATCTTCGTTGATCAAGTATGTGACCGCCAACTGCTCCTCCAGCGTCTGGGCGGACAGGCTGTAAATGCCGGGAAGGTCCACAAGGACGGCTTCTGGGAGGGTTTTGATCCGGCCCTCTTTTTTTTCCACCGTCACCCCCGGCCAGTTTCCGACGTGCTGCCGCGTTCCGGTCAAATGGTTGAATATCGACGTTTTACCGGTGTTTGGATTGCCAACGAGTGCAAGGGTTTTGTTCATCGGTGCATCCCGCTCTCCGTCGGTCTCATGCCTCGGGTTCAATGAGAATCTTCTTTGCTTCGCTCGCCCGGATGCCGATTTGATAACCGCGTACTCGCACGATGATCGGCCCTCCGAAGGGAACCTTGCGAACCACCTGCACGACGGTTCCCGGAAGCATGCCAAGGTCGAGAAAGCGTTTTTTGTAGGCGGGATGGATCAGCAGCTCAGCCACTTTCGCTTTTTTGCCCGGAATGCAATCCGCCAAGCGCACGGCCATTCACTCCGTTTCCTCCATCCTGCTCAAATGATAACGCTTCTCATTTTCATCGTCTATCATTTCGGCTCGATTTTCCTGAAATCTACACATTTTGCCGGCCTCCGATCGCACCGGCAGCGTCTGACCCATCGGTGCCGAAGGTCCCGGCTCTCAATGGCGAATCATCCCGTCAATCGGCGGAAAAGGGGAATATTGGACGGGCGGGCATGCAAAAAGCCCGGCTGCGATCAAAGGCCGGGCGGTGTCCGGGGCTGGAGTGATCTGGGTTGGCGGGAAAGTTACTCCACTTCCTTCAGGATCTTTTCGATGGAAGCCAGGCGCTCTTTCATTTCGGCCAGATCCTTCGCCAGCTGCTTCTGCTTCTGGAGGATTTCCCGCTGAACCTCCACCGCTTCGGAGGCCAATCTTTCGTACCTCTCCGATTCGCCTTTGATAATCTTGGCTTGCCGGATCTTCGACCGATTGCTCATCAAAATGGCGAGGAAGATGAGCGAAAAGGCCATGCCCGCCAGTGCAACGATGATCTCGCTTTTTATCATGATCCACTTCCTTTCGGTTTGATCGTCAGCGATTCCGCTGCTTTTGCGATCATCTCCTGATTGAGGGGCAGATCAAAGGGAACCAGCTCGTAATACTTCATCGCTTTTCCGTCGTCGGAGAGTTCGAGGGTGCTTTTTACGATCCCGGCCTTTTCCATCTTTTTCAGGTGCATGTACAGGAGGGGCCGGCTCATGTCCAGCTCCCTGGCCAGTTGGCTGACGTATTTCCGCTCACGGCTCAGGATGGAAACGATCAGCAGGCGGTGCGGATTGGCCAGCGCTTCCAGAAGGGCGAGCAGTCGGTCTCCCGTGATTTCCGCATAAGTCATTCGGATCAACCGCTTGGCCGCAGATTTTTCAGGATGTTGGCGGCAAACGCGATTCCGTACGTCACGGTGAGACCGACGGCAGCGCTCGGGAGAACGGAGGCGCCGAATTTCCCAGGGCTGAACAGTTCCATTGCCGGCAGGGGAATGCCGATCATGTTCAGCCGGCAGAGAGCCGCTGCCAAACCGCTTCGGCCGTCCTGCGGGAAGGCGTGATGGGTCAAATCCGTCAGGGCCAGGGACATCCATCCGAGCGGATGGATGCGCGCATGGGCCGATGTGCTGGAAAGCGGATCGGAACTACCCATATAACCCGCCGAAACCGCTCCGATGACGAAAGGGATGTCGAAAATCCTGATGAAGCGGATGGTCATTCAGTTTCTCCTTTCATAAGTCTCAGATTAATATCATGTGTAAATAAAATATTACACATGATATGATTTGTCAACGAAATGAGGAAACAAATTTGAGGAAGGCGTTCTCCGTTCGGCCAAGAGATGATGCGCTCGTTAATTTGAAAGAGATTTGGTGAAGGCGCGTCTTTTTCGTCTCTCTTTACAGATTAAAAGGAAGTGTTTATGGTTGAATGGAACGGGGATTTTTCCGGGGGTGGGTGCATGGAGAATAACGATTTGTACGAGCAAACCGTAAACGCACGAAAAGCCTTTTGGAAAAAGATTGGAACCGTGGATCCCTATGTTTTGTCATATTTTTTAAACCCCGCGCTTATCGGCAGCTTCGGATGGTCGTTTGTGAGACAGGCCTTTGTGAAAGTAGAAACCCCGAATACGGTGATTTTGGCGAGTGACGGCTTGTCCAATCCGTTTGATGCCCTTGATGAGCCAAACCAGGGATTTTCTTTGGAATGTTTTATTGAATCGGATGATCCTGCGCTGCGCAAAAGCTTTGCCGATCTCACTGAGGCGTGGCAACTTCAATTGTTATACAATGTGGTGCATCACATCGCGGGTCATGGGGGCATAAAGGAGTTGCTGGAGCGGCATGGTCTTCTTTCGATGGAACTGTCATCCATCGATGTGATGGAACCTTTCCGCGATGAGGAGGGGCGTGTGGGAGTCTTACTCGGGCTGGATTCGATTCATATCCCTCCCAGTATTGAGGGTCCGGCAAGCAACATTCGCCTGGTGAGCATAAAAATCCTCACATCCCGAGAGTTGCAGTACGTTTTGCGGCATGGTGACGCAGGGAGAAAAAAACTGGCCCGATTGTTCCGCGAACAAGGTTCCGATCATTTGTCCACGCTCAACAGAAATTCAGTCGTATAAGAATGTGATCGATCGGCGCCATGGTCAAGGCGGGGGCCGGCAACCGGCGAAAGAACCAACTTGCAAATGCGCATCCGCAAGACCGCTTCCCGAGGCCATCCGAGGGTTTCCCATTCCGTGGTGCAAATTCCAGCAGGTGAACCGGGAGGGGATTTTTCACCTCGTTCCGTGCCTTCGGGGGAGATTTG
This window of the Planifilum fulgidum genome carries:
- the feoB gene encoding ferrous iron transport protein B, whose product is MNKTLALVGNPNTGKTSIFNHLTGTRQHVGNWPGVTVEKKEGRIKTLPEAVLVDLPGIYSLSAQTLEEQLAVTYLINEDPHLLINIVDASNLERNLYLSVQLLEMGMPLVLCLNMMDIAEKRGLKIDVSALSRTLGIPVVPIVARRAKGDGELIHLLHRNIPSPPWKVPYSPKIEEAIRKLDKLMAEAGLHLRPNRRWLALMWLEGNRTVRELLCSRLPSDLIEQMEEVCSKCPADLDQRIRNARYALIEKIVREVTRNSRTADGPTWSDRLDRLLLHPVIGIPIFLLLMYLVFQLTFSWVGTPLSDHLDSWFSGPFFTGVSAALDAMGSPDWFTRLMIDGVLTGVGAVLVFVPQIAILFLCLSYLEDSGYMARAAVLMDRFMSMIGLSGKAFIPLILGFGCNVPAIMATRTLEDPKSRLVTALISPFMSCSARLPVYSLFAAAFFKESGAAVVFTLYVAGVLAAVLTALVLKKRLPDEEGVFLLEMPPYHAPAMKNLLLHTWEKTRGFIRKAGTIIFGMTVVIWFLGNSSWQGFVPMEESWLAAIGRWIAPLFAPLGFDSWEAGVSLVVGFLAKELIVSTLGIVYGAGTEDKLGELLPHAFDPPAALAFLFFVLLYTPCVAALATIKRETGSWRWTLFSVGYSLTIAWITAFVVYRVGQLIF
- a CDS encoding FeoA family protein → MAVRLADCIPGKKAKVAELLIHPAYKKRFLDLGMLPGTVVQVVRKVPFGGPIIVRVRGYQIGIRASEAKKILIEPEA
- a CDS encoding ArsR/SmtB family transcription factor codes for the protein MTYAEITGDRLLALLEALANPHRLLIVSILSRERKYVSQLARELDMSRPLLYMHLKKMEKAGIVKSTLELSDDGKAMKYYELVPFDLPLNQEMIAKAAESLTIKPKGSGS
- a CDS encoding suppressor of fused domain protein, translated to MENNDLYEQTVNARKAFWKKIGTVDPYVLSYFLNPALIGSFGWSFVRQAFVKVETPNTVILASDGLSNPFDALDEPNQGFSLECFIESDDPALRKSFADLTEAWQLQLLYNVVHHIAGHGGIKELLERHGLLSMELSSIDVMEPFRDEEGRVGVLLGLDSIHIPPSIEGPASNIRLVSIKILTSRELQYVLRHGDAGRKKLARLFREQGSDHLSTLNRNSVV